One Candidatus Firestonebacteria bacterium RIFOXYD2_FULL_39_29 DNA window includes the following coding sequences:
- a CDS encoding nicotinate (nicotinamide) nucleotide adenylyltransferase produces the protein MRIGLFGGTFDPIHLGHMIAAEDIMKSCKLDKIIFIPSARPPHKNEKSVTSAKDRYNMVKLAIKPFAGFEISDYELKKSGKSFTIDTVRYYKSIFSKKDKLYFVVGADIVEQLSTWKLWKDLITEIHFLIMTRPGFKVDKKASKIGTQVEIRNIDVSSSEIRRMIKKGLPPTFMVPEMVEKYIYEKHLYRS, from the coding sequence ATGAGGATTGGACTATTCGGCGGGACATTTGATCCCATTCATCTCGGGCATATGATTGCCGCTGAAGATATAATGAAGTCATGCAAACTGGATAAAATAATATTTATTCCGTCTGCCCGGCCGCCTCATAAAAATGAAAAATCTGTAACTTCGGCAAAAGACAGGTATAACATGGTAAAATTGGCGATAAAGCCATTTGCAGGTTTCGAAATATCTGATTATGAGCTTAAAAAGTCAGGAAAATCTTTTACCATTGATACTGTACGATATTATAAATCAATATTTTCAAAGAAGGATAAACTTTATTTTGTTGTCGGAGCGGATATCGTGGAACAGCTTTCTACCTGGAAGTTGTGGAAGGACTTGATTACGGAAATACATTTTTTAATTATGACCAGGCCGGGATTTAAGGTCGATAAAAAAGCAAGTAAGATCGGAACTCAGGTTGAAATAAGGAATATTGATGTCTCGTCAAGTGAGATAAGACGTATGATAAAAAAGGGTCTTCCTCCGACATTTATGGTGCCGGAAATGGTGGAAAAATATATATATGAAAAACATCTTTACAGAAGCTGA